From Epinephelus lanceolatus isolate andai-2023 chromosome 2, ASM4190304v1, whole genome shotgun sequence, one genomic window encodes:
- the mex3b gene encoding RNA-binding protein MEX3B: MPSSLFADNSVQGDALDDQRALQIALDQLSLLGLDNDENPPYDNQEPRKKSVNMTECVPVPSSEHVAEIVGRQGCKIKALRAKTNTYIKTPVRGEEPVFVVTGRREDVAMARREIISAAEHFSMIRASRNKNTGLNGSSTPVPGPPNLPGQTTIQVRVPYRVVGLVVGPKGATIKRIQQQTHTYIVTPSRDKEPVFEVTGMPENVDRAREEIEAHIAMRTGGLIELQDENDFHANGTDVGFDLHGHATLWSKPNAGMTPTSVRKPFSNYRNNSSSSLGSGSTDSYFGNSSSRMADYSPPSPTLSYATTNNNSNNNNNNISVNTNGNGFVYGSELISPDCTELTFDSVSGFDPTLTPPGLLWSQYDSRMTPSSTGGSSPTLTSAIFPTNTSTNANVIVVSQKRLEGCTPQPRLSPPLHSHTGGSSEHPLARRVRSDPGGGPLSFPGYSSIIASLQGPHLPGVPCDSSASSSSSSSSSSSSSTSSGTSRKGSRDCSVCFESEVIAALVPCGHNLFCMECANRICERSEPKCPVCHTGVTQAIRIFS, translated from the exons ATGCCCAGCTCGCTCTTCGCCGACAACAGCGTTCAGGGAGATGCACTGGACGACCAGAGAGCTCTGCAAATCGCCCTCGATCAGCTCTCCCTGCTCGGCTTGGACAACGACGAGAATCCCCCGTACGACAACCAGGAGCCCCGGAAAAAGAGCGTCAACATGACCGAATGCGTCCCAGTTCCTAGCTCTGAGCACGTGGCTGAGATTGTTGGCAGACAGG GTTGCAAGATCAAAGCACTGCGAGCAAAGACCAACACCTACATCAAGACCCCAGTTCGAGGCGAGGAGCCTGTTTTTGTGGTAACAGGCAGGAGGGAAGACGTGGCTATGGCCAGGAGGGAGATCATCTCTGCTGCTGAACACTTCTCCATGATCCGAGCCTCCAGGAACAAAAATACTGGTCTGAATGGGAGCAGCACCCCAGTTCCTGGACCACCCAATCTGCCTGGACAGACCACCATCCAGGTGCGGGTGCCTTATCGTGTAGTGGGGCTGGTTGTAGGCCCAAAAGGTGCCACCATCAAGCGCATCCAGCAGCAGACCCACACCTACATTGTGACACCCAGCCGAGACAAGGAGCCGGTGTTTGAGGTGACGGGGATGCCGGAGAATGTGGACCGAGCACGTGAAGAAATCGAAGCCCACATCGCCATGAGGACAGGAGGCCTAATTGAGCTCCAGGATGAAAATGACTTCCATGCCAATGGGACTGATGTGGGTTTTGATCTGCATGGACACGCCACCCTATGGTCCAAGCCAAACGCCGGGATGACCCCCACGTCAGTGCGTAAACCCTTCTCCAACTACCGCAACAACTCGTCCTCCTCCCTGGGCAGCGGCTCCACGGATTCCTACTTTGGTAACAGCAGCTCACGTATGGCAGACTACAGCCCTCCCAGCCCCACACTCAGTTATGCCACAaccaacaataacagcaacaacaataacaacaacatcagTGTCAACACCAACGGCAACGGGTTTGTTTATGGAAGTGAGTTGATCTCACCTGACTGCACTGAACTGACTTTTGACTCCGTGTCAGGGTTTGACCCTACGCTAACCCCACCAGGCCTCCTGTGGTCCCAGTACGATAGTCGCATGACCCCCTCCTCCACTGGAGGCAGCTCCCCCACCTTGACCTCAGCCATATTCCCCACCAACACCTCCACTAATGCCAATGTGATAGTGGTTAGTCAGAAAAGGTTGGAAGGTTGTACCCCACAGCCCAGACTGTCGCCTCCCCTCCACAGCCACACGGGAGGATCCAGTGAGCACCCGTTAGCCCGGAGGGTGCGCAGCGACCCAGGCGGAGGCCCGCTCAGTTTCCCTGGCTATTCCAGCATTATTGCCTCCCTGCAGGGCCCTCACCTCCCTGGGGTTCCATGCGATTCCTCTGCCTCGTCGTCGTCGTCCTcgtcatcctcttcctcctcctccacttcctctGGCACTAGCCGAAAAGGCAGTCGCGACTGCTCGGTGTGCTTTGAGAGTGAGGTCATTGCGGCCCTGGTCCCCTGTGGACACAACCTCTTCTGTATGGAATGTGCCAATCGTATCTGTGAGAGGAGTGAACCCAAATGCCCTGTCTGCCACACTGGCGTTACTCAGGCTATACGTATATTTTCATAA